In the genome of Raphanus sativus cultivar WK10039 chromosome 9, ASM80110v3, whole genome shotgun sequence, the window agTACTGTTGTAGAATAAAGAATTAAATTTCAAAGTAATGATTGAGAAAACTCCAACGAAAAAGACGTTCCAAGTAAAGTGTGTCTGTGTGGTCCATAAACAATTTAGATGAGAGCTAGAGATCAAGAGGGGAAACAGATAATTAGAACGGTAACCCAACGGCTTAAGTGTCATTttgacatattttttttgtttcacaaagaaTGTCATTCTACAATACCAATGCAATTTATACAACATTTCAGTtcaaaattaattgcaaaatgcattgatcttataaataaaattatttatctaaaatactattggttaaatatgtgatattaattaaaacataaatgtattttaatgaGTTtcttaatactccctctgttttatattaagtgtcgttttagagaatttttttcgttgcaaaataagtgtcgttttagagtttcaatgcaaaatttattaactttattctccattctatttttctattggttgaattgtatcggcaatgatgtttttatgttgaaaatatgcaaaattaaatgctttcttaatccgtgtgcacaagtctaaaacgacacttataatgaaacataGGGAGTATATGTGTGAAAAGTGTCTAAGTGACATTCTTtgtgaaacggagagagtataaAGTAATATCAAAGTATTTATGTGCCAAAAATGGAAGACTACCATTACGGCACAGTGTTAACCctgataatttaataaatactacTTTTCATCTCCTCATGATAACCTTTAGAACATGATTATTGCATAGATTCTTAACAAAAgtccttaatacacatatatgtatatatatgtatatgtatatattatatatgtgtatataattgtTTGGTAAGaattttacggaaaccgaaaccgaaagTTTCTTAATTAAGGAACTTTCGAtttcggtttccgtaaagtccttaacaaacaattatatacgcatatataatatatacatatacatatatgtgtattaaggacTTTTACTAAGAATCTatgcaataatcatgctcttagaTTTCTAAATTCGCTTACTAATTCccaataaagaaaaaaaggcgataatattttcttagagttctttgttttttttgtaaatggcTTTTTGACCCACTCAGCCATCcatcaatcattttttttttgttttcttaatgaATAGTAAAAATGCCTCTATGATCTTACAAAGAGGCACAAATCAATGCAATTTACAAGACCAAATCATAACTCATTTGACCCCATTCGTGCCATGGGTATCTTGCATCTTCGTTCGCCTCTTTCCATGATCTCTACACTTTCTTATCCCACCCTCCATATGAGAATTGTACCATCGTTCACGAATGATTGGTTAGTATTCTTTATTCTTTTACGTTCTGGTTACAATTATTGATTTAAGCTTACCCGTTGAAACATGACCGTTGCGGCTGTGGCTGCCTGAATTTGCGATTGTGTATAACTATAGTTTCTAACGTTATTAAACAATTTGTACAATAAGTACAACAATTATAATTTGGTGcacttaaaaaatatttatgattggttgattatgagatattatgatgattcaataataaattatcagtgttaatatattataatattataaaaatataagacataatattatgataaaatataataattattaatataacatGATTAATTGGCTACAAATTTTTCTTTGCCGATTACCTTAACCAAATACCGTGACATCGTGTAAAATACTGTGTTATTAGATGATTACCTGGCTTGATACTTCTTAAATAAGCAAAATTCATAATATTTGAAACACGTGCATCCACGTGATACATTTATGATTTAGCCTTTCCTTTGTTGTTGCAAATAAGAGGGCAAAAGCTAGCTTTTTAGTAATGCAATACTCattaacaaaacaaacaaacttaGAACAACTAAAGCCAACCCAGTGTTTAGGtgaataattaattatagtTTTCTTCATCGTAAGCACGTTTATGACATTTGTGGAAGCACTTCTTTTTGTGTGGGCACTTAATTAGTAGCACTTTTCATTATACCGGTTTACTTTTGCTATCACTATTGTTGCCCATTGATAActtcaaacaataaaaaacaCAGTTAAATGTTGGCTAGGAGGGTTGGTGACTGCAACAATTGTGAGTGTAATGGTTGTGTAAATCCATTAGCTAAGGAAGCATTTAAGGGTGGAGGCACATTAGCGTATTAGTTAAAGTTTAAAGGTTTATACATCTATATCTAGAGTTTTGATTTCATACTATACAATTTCTTGCAAATTAAATTTTTGGGGTGTTTCAATGTAGATAGAGCTGTTCGTTATGGTTGTTTGTTGTTGCGGAAAGAATATGTTTATCGAGAATGTCAAATATGCAAAATTATTCGTCGATCTAAGTGGTAAAATCATTATATGTGGATAGTTAATCTTCATATGTAATAAAGCTTCATCAATATCGCATATGTTGCAGATAATTCATCATCACAAGTAATAGAGTTAAAGATTACGTGATGGTGTAATGTGCGCTACCCAGTGttcaaaaaggaaatattaCAAACTTACAATACTCTTTTATGCTTTCAACTTGGGGTTACTCTCTAACCAATCATATTCATATATGTTAATCGTTGGAAGAAACAACAGCTCAGTTATAGATGAGCGACAATGGGCTAATATACAAAACTAGTTAGGCACAATACTTTTGTGGGCTCTGTACCGTAAAGCCTGAAAACGAATTCAAAAGAGCCGTTTGATAAATTCAACCCGCTAATAAATGGTAACTACTTTGTAAAATGTAATTCGATACTAATCCCTTTCACGAGGTGATATGAAGTAATTAGACAACGCAGGCAGTGATTACAATAATCTTGGGAAGTGTCATTTTTCTTTGACCAACGGTTTGAATCCGCTATGTACCACTATAAATAGGCAATGTTCAAGTCACAAACTTGCACAGTCTCATATCTCTAAGTTCTTGAAcataaccaaaattttgaaatatgagTGGAAAAAACGGCAGCAGCGGTGGAGGAAAGAGCGGTGGCGGTGGAGGAAAGAGCAGTGGCGGTAGCGGTAGCAGCGGTGGTGGAAAGAGCGGAGGCGGTGGAGGAGGTAATAATATGGTAGCACCGGGGTCCAAAGGTAGTGCTTTCATCTCAAGAGGTGGATTCGAGAGTAACCCTCAAGGCTACTTTAGTAACTTGCATGGCAGTGGACAGAGCAAGAAGTGATTTTGTCTGTGTGTGTGGCATGAAGCATCCATCTCTCTAATTAAATAAACTGCAATGAAGTTTAAATAAGTATTGAATAAAATGAGATTCTTAGATTTATAAATTGTGTTATTGCTCAATCTCGTCACCAATGATGAAATGTGTGATTAGTTCAAATATGTAAACATGGCCAACAAGATAACAAGCCTTAACAcagtttaaataataataagtcAAGACTCCACcaaatgttatttaaaaaaaaagacacactAATTACAGCCAAGAGATAGAACCAAAAATAAATCACAATTTCTCTTGAGATAACAGAGATCTACTTGCAGATTACCTTATAGTTCCTAAATGATTCAAGTTGGTCAAGAAACAAGCTGATCTTTGATATCCATTCTCTTGGTAAAGCATGGCTAGGAACTGATTCACCACAAGGTTTGGCAAAATACCAGTTTTGATCATATCACAGTGCAACATCATTGTATCAATAACACGCTTTTCTTGAAGATGACCTTTTAGCATTGATACATAACTCTGTAAGTCCGGGGTTACCCCACCAGATCTCATGTCTGAAAACAACCTGGTAGCTCTAAGAATGTAGCCGTTCTGACATAACCCTTGAATCAAACAAGTGAAACCCACATGATTCCAGCATGCCCTATTAGCTTGATTGTTCTCCAGATAAAACTCGATGGCATCAGAGACTCTCCCTTCTTTCCAGAAACCATCAACGAGGCAAGCGAATGTGTGCTCATTGGGGTGGACTCCAGCTTCTAACATATCACTGTACAGCTTTAGTGCTTCTTTCACGTTAGCTTCTTTGAACTGCCCATCGATCAAAGCTGTGTACGTCACAACGTCAGGAACTATGCCTTTGATGCTCATCTCAGAGTACAATCCCATTGCAGCTTTCATGTTTCTCAACTTGCAGTAACCATCGATCAAAGTAGAAAACGTTATGATGTCCGGTTCTACACCATTTGCTGTCATCTCTGAGCACAACT includes:
- the LOC108823607 gene encoding uncharacterized protein LOC108823607, which encodes MSGKNGSSGGGKSGGGGGKSSGGSGSSGGGKSGGGGGGNNMVAPGSKGSAFISRGGFESNPQGYFSNLHGSGQSKK